One window of the Tetragenococcus koreensis genome contains the following:
- a CDS encoding IS3 family transposase (programmed frameshift), protein MMAKQYNQETRELVLRLNEQGQSVTSLAREYGIAEQTIYKWKKAYTPDKETGKSQAELQQMEKEMHRLKQENDILKKGYHPIHERIADDSFLYDLIEEESQEYPVRTLTDVLEVSKSTYYASKYRRPSQRSQENEQLKQEILQIYEKSKHRYGAPKITYKLTQDGWKVGLKRVQKLMRELGIHSIIRKKYRPATNHEKVTSRENLLKQDFSTTSINQKWAADITYIHTKKEGWTYLASVMDLYSRKIIGYSYGKQMTTSIVVDAFHQAVQNQQLKDGKHLILQTDLGTQYTSYEFENLLLQYHVSHSYSRKGTPYDNSGIESFHATLKKEEVYLRHYRNFEEARLALFQYINGWYNRERIHGNINYLTPQQAEDQAKMLA, encoded by the exons ATGATGGCTAAGCAATATAACCAAGAAACAAGAGAATTGGTCCTTCGATTGAATGAACAAGGACAAAGTGTGACTTCTTTGGCGCGTGAATATGGGATTGCGGAACAAACGATTTATAAATGGAAGAAAGCATATACTCCGGATAAAGAAACCGGAAAAAGTCAAGCAGAACTCCAACAAATGGAGAAGGAAATGCATCGTTTGAAACAGGAGAATGATATCCTAAAAAAAG GCTATCACCCTATTCACGAAAGAATAGCCGATGATTCGTTCCTTTATGACCTTATCGAGGAAGAAAGCCAGGAGTACCCCGTGCGAACATTAACAGACGTGCTCGAGGTATCGAAGTCGACGTACTATGCTTCCAAGTATCGTCGTCCAAGCCAAAGGAGCCAAGAAAACGAGCAATTAAAACAAGAAATTCTACAGATTTACGAGAAAAGCAAGCACCGTTACGGCGCTCCCAAAATTACCTATAAGTTAACCCAAGACGGTTGGAAAGTGGGTTTAAAACGCGTTCAAAAGTTGATGCGAGAACTCGGGATTCATTCCATTATTCGAAAAAAATATCGGCCAGCGACAAATCATGAAAAAGTAACCTCTCGTGAAAATCTCTTAAAACAAGATTTCTCTACGACTTCAATCAACCAAAAATGGGCTGCAGATATCACCTATATCCATACAAAAAAAGAGGGCTGGACTTACTTGGCTTCTGTCATGGACTTGTATTCTCGTAAAATTATCGGCTATTCTTATGGCAAACAAATGACGACTTCGATTGTAGTGGACGCTTTTCATCAAGCCGTGCAAAATCAACAATTAAAAGATGGCAAACATTTGATTCTTCAAACAGATTTAGGCACACAATATACAAGTTATGAATTTGAAAACCTTCTCCTTCAATATCATGTAAGTCATTCTTACAGTCGTAAGGGAACCCCCTATGATAATTCAGGCATTGAGTCTTTTCATGCGACTTTGAAAAAAGAAGAAGTTTATTTGAGACATTACAGAAATTTTGAAGAAGCGCGTCTCGCCTTATTCCAATACATTAACGGTTGGTACAATCGCGAACGTATTCATGGCAATATCAACTATTTAACGCCCCAGCAAGCGGAAGATCAAGCAAAAATGTTGGCGTAG